A single region of the Sphaeramia orbicularis chromosome 6, fSphaOr1.1, whole genome shotgun sequence genome encodes:
- the LOC115421038 gene encoding uncharacterized protein LOC115421038: MEINGTLSETQIDVLSYVYISLLIPSVTGSFSVLMVSIVRWRNLQEQVHLLVQLVLADLLAALILMSTSIMNLVNNVYNVIICQYGLPLSLTFYFISFLLVVVYAWKSKKVIQGWRARPAEDEVIQTRCRRQILALPTYALYAVVWLIPIAIYLVYVRTPFISAGLLDKASNGALGMMGDTDLKYCTSCILFLHFWKDPCPKAEQKHDDFIRFFLVLLVIPVLLSCSVIYYNVGKWYERQEQEVLFPVEGDGQSRRRFKRVFSTARNMVLVILICWTPALILILLSSLKNTQQRSLFVLYVIQAATVSLQGFLNSMVYAWKRPNFTEAVLGENTPLVAYDRQAFFEESLRGTV, encoded by the exons GTCTTACGTATACATATCCTTACTGATTCCCAG TGTGACTGGAAGTTTCTCTGTCCTGATGGTTTCCATAGTTAGATGGAGGAATCTCCAAGAACAG GTGCACCTCCTTGTGCAGCTTGTCCTGGCAGACCTCCTGGCTGCACTCATCCTGATGTCCACTAGCATCATGAATCTAGTTAACAACGTCTACAATGTAATCATCTGCCAATATGGTCTGCCTCTGTCACTG acattttattttatctcatttctgCTGGTGGTGGTTTATGCGTGGAAGTCTAAGAAAGTAATACAAGGATGGAGAGCAAGACCAGCAGAGGATGAAGTTATTCAG ACTCGATGTAGAAGACAAATTTTAGCTTTACCTACATATGCTTTATATGCTGTTGTTTG GTTGATTCCCATTGCGATATACTTAGTGTATGTGCGCACCCCCTTTATAAGTGCTGGTCTGCTGGATAAGGCAAGTAACGGAGCACTGGGTATGATGGGAGACACTGACTTGAAATACTGCACCAG ttGTATTTTGTTCTTGCACTTCTGGAAAGACCCCTGCCCAAAAGCT gaacaaaaACATGATGATTTCATCCGATTTTTCCTTGTTCTCCTGGTGATACCGGTGTTACTTTCCTGTTCT GTGATTTACTATAATGTCGGTAAATGGTATGAAAGACAGGAGCAGGAAGTGCTTTTTCCCGTGGAAGGGGATGGACAGTCAAGAAGGAGATTCAAAAGAGTGTTTTCTACAGCAAGAAATATGGTGCTGGTCATTTTAATCTGCTGGACACCAG CTCTGATCCTCATTCTGCTGTCGAGCCTGAAAAACACTCAACAGCGGAGTCTATTTGTCCTTTATGTAATACAG GCTGCCACTGTGTCCCTGCAAGGCTTTCTGAACAGTATGGTGTACGCATGGAAACGACCCAACTTCACAGAGGCCGTTCTAGGGGAGAACACACCCCTGGTGGCGTACGACCGCCAAGCTTTTTTTGAGGAATCACTGAGGGGCACAGTTTGA